CTGTTGTAAGACTCTAATCTCTAGTCTCTTTGATCGATTTATCATATAATTGAATTAACAGATCGAAACTGGTTAAACCCCAATCTCTACGGGGGAGGCGATGAGAAGAGAAAAGATAGAgagaaagggaaaagagaaatggTGAGATTGGTCGATGGTATTGGATGAAATATCCCTTATCTCTTCAGGGGAGGAATTATCCTCAAGCAAAAGCAAAGATGGGTGGGGAAAAACGGCACACAACTGAGTGACACGCACACAATAAACCCATGTTACCGGCTctagtgtgaccaagcgtgtgattAGCACACGTTAAAAATTAGCATGTTacgaatctggaaaaaaaatcgTAACGCCTTCAGCCTGTTACGTCTAGGTTATAACGGTTATTTGTAACAGGAAAATTTGTAACGTCTGctgggccgttacgaattttagttGCGATTccggaaaaatggtgtagtgatttTAATAGCAGTTTTCAAAGACTTTGGTTCAGTAGGAATGGATAATAAAGAAGTAAAATCATATGGAAGAGGATGTTTAACAGAGTGACGTAAAACATGATCAGGAACACTTTTGGTTTAGAAATACCTGACTGAGATCTTGTCACAATTTTAGTTGAAGGACCAGAAGATGTTTCagtaagaacttcatcaacagttgaaaattcagaacaagaagaagatgaaaaataaaattatgtttcTGAGAAAATGACATGTCTTGAAATATAAGTTCTTTTGGAAATGGGATTATAGCATTTATAGTCTTTATGTAAAGAACTATAGCCTATGAACACACATTTGACTGATTCGGGAGACAACTTTTCAGCCTTCAATGACCCAAAAGGGATAACAAATACAATCAAAGACTCGTAATAATGAATAATTTGGTTGCTCATTGTACAAAACTTGAAATAGAGATTTATCAGGCAATAACCAGTGGAGTAACTTTTATTAATCgatggaaataaaaataaaaatttgaagtgggaatgttataaataccctccATTTTTGCTCACCTTACACAAATACCCCCGAGgggtaaaaataatttttttggagtcaacttgtATAAAGTTGCATCCACATCTGGAAGCAACTCGTGCTAGTTGCGTTCACTTCTGAAGACAACTTGTACCagttgcttccacttttcagaaggtaggggtatttttaaaaattgaataagaATATATTTTAAGGGACGAATTttgaggggtatttaaataataTTTCCAATTGAAAGTGTCTTTTTGTTAACGTGTGGTTGGATGTATCTCATCGGAGGGAGTTTAACTTGAATATATGTCACATGACGTATTTTCTTTGATTacgatttttttcttaaaaacttCGCAGTCATAAAAAAGGATTGTTTTTGTTCTTCGTTCTTCTCTTTTAAACTTTGTTTTTCGGATCTCTCCCAAAGTTTGAAAAACACCCGTTAAAACGATCACACCCATACACCGTGGACGTGAGGGTTCCCGAACCCCTTGCCTATCTAATGCCGATACATAGGAAATAACGGAAGTTTTTTAGGACCGTTTTTCCGTTTTCACAgacgttataaccgtttttctaaaattgaattttacgttttttccatctaaataacattttaacgtaattttttttcgttttcacgtcagttataaccgttttttaataaaaaagaatctataaaaatattttcttacaattctttatattttaaattaaagattaaaaaattaaaactgatattttaaaaataaaagaataaaataataatataaagaaAACGTTATAACAACGTTATTTGACCCGTTATAACTGTTTTCACGCACGTTGTAACCGTTAGATAGGAATTTCAAACCataattctttttcattttctatttaaccgttaTAACGACGCGATTTTCGCCTGAAACATGCTCACACCCCGTCAAAACGTATTATAACGGTCACACTCAGTAGCCGTGACCTGAGCCGTGacctgtttttcaaaccttgatctCTCCAACTCCAAGAATACACTGTGTTGGATCACAAGCAAGGAGTTTGAGCTTAAAAGGACTAAATCTTATCTGGTACATCTCTCTCGGAAAATTATAATTTTTCGAAATCTTTTTGGAGTGTTTTTGGGTTGaggatttttaaaattaaaatccagTATTATCTTTTAGATACGAATAAAGTTTGTTTTGTAACCCATTGTTTAGATTAAGGTTTAATCTTCTTCTCATTAATATCTAACGTATCCGAATCTTAAGAAAACAACATTGATTGTAATTGTACAATATCGCTAGAAATTGCCTATTTACTCTCTCaggaataaataagataaatgttGGTTATGTCTATGTTTGGTTGTGGTGCTCTTGTTTGAGGTAATTAGGAtttatattttcttaattttgaatttgggttttgtttgatttttgagtAGTACAAGTTTCAACTTTACTCATGACTATTAGAGACTAGAAAGTTGtagtcttttttatttttgttttactgATCGGGTTTTTCACTTGAGTCGGATGCGCTTAATGTTCTTTATCATGTCATGTGATTAAATATACATTTTTTATGGTAGTTTAAACATACCAATTAGAATATGATATGCCTCCTCAACTCATAATTATGGAGAGCGTGAATAAAATTCTGATTGTCCATCTCTTCAACTAGAGCATGGGGAGCGTGTTAGATTGTCATAGGAGACTTTCAATGTGTTATTGGTTCCAAATTCTGTTATGCATGCTTGGATTTTTCTTATCCGAGCATTTGTTAATAGTAAATTATGTACTTACACCCTCTAGAATCTCAGTAAATTACTTTCCCTTTTTCAGTCTGTGCGTGAAACACAAAGAGTAGTTATTATCATGTTTAAGATTTAGTTGTGGTGGTACTTAGAATTTCTCGTACTCTAGAAGTTTCTTTGACATATGTTTAATAAATTTTTCTTTGACATTTAAGCTTGTATATTAGACAATTTGTATGGCTCAGACCTGTATAAATATCAACTATCAAGACTCAGATGGCAGTCATGTTGGTGTGTTTCTCTTCATGATTGTATTCAGATAACAAAATTTGAATTGCTCATAGTGTCATGTCTTTTATCTTAATCTTCAGCAAACAGCGCAAAAAGAATCTCAAGAAGATACAAACTGAACTGAGAAAGGAACAACAACCACCAAAAGTACAACTACCAACACAACAGAACATATTGAGTAATAATAACaactcaatattttttttcaaatttctttTGATGCAATTATAAATAAACAATCGAGGAGCACGTATATGACAACATTTGCAGCCCCAAACTTTACCCATCTTTGCAGTATATTTCTGGATGATGTAATGACGATAAAGATGTTTGAAGGATGAGGCTCTGAACCGTGCAAGTCCCTCTGCCCTCTCTATGGCGTTAGAAATAGATGAATTTGTTCCCTCTATGGCGGTTGGAGAATCTAGTAAACCACTACAAACAGAATTTGATACCCTATCTACAACGAGTTTTGTAGAATATTCCTACTCAGAAGAAGAATATCCAAGAGCAGGTGAGACAGATGATGAAGAATATCCAACAGAACAGAACACAGTGAGTAATAAtaataactcaaaaaaaaaaattccaaatttCTTTTGATGCAATTACAAATAAAGACGTATAAGAAAACTTTGCAGCCCCAAACTTTATCTATCTTTCCAGTATATTTTCAGATGATGTAATGACAGTAAAGATGTTTGCAGGATGAGGCTCTGAACTGTACAAGTCCCTCTGCCCTCAGCAGTATGGTGTCTAATTGGTTTGATGGTTGGCCCGTGTCAGACGAAAACCTTGTAAAATTGATGAAATCATGTGAAGACTCAGTTGCCGGAAGACGTGAACCTTTTACTTGGATTCATGTGTATGCTTACTTCAATAAGAAAAAACGTTACGGAGGATATGGAGTTATTGTACACAATGATCTAGGGGTGCCAATCACTGCTTCAGCTCGGTTCTCAAAAGATGGATGTTCTTTTTATCATCAAGTATTCGAGGGAATAAATGCTGGTGTGAAACTTGCTGGAAAACTTGGTTGTTCTCATCTCCGTGTCCGGTGTAATTCGGCTAAACTTCCATTTCATTTCAATTATTTAGATGTGTGTTGTAATAGAAAATGCAAAGACACGGCTAATGCTAACAATATTTGCGATAGATGTGACGAGTATATTATGAGCGAGCTGGGTTGTTGCCCTGAGATGAAGCTTCTTGTGTTGAAACTTAGGCAGAAGGATCCAATAGATTTTCTATTTAATTCGGCGGGTGTAGCTGTACATTATCCGgcaaaattggaaaaaaaaaaaagaagggacTTGCTCAGAAGAAGGAAGGAAGGTATGCCACCGATGAAGATGGGTCAGGTGAGACTGGACATGAGATTCAACCAGCTAGACTTCCTCTAAGGCTAAAACATATTACTTGGGGGAGAATGTTTTGCTATGTCAAGCAGGATGATTGTATGAAGAGGACTCTATTGGGTAGTTCAGGTATTCTTATTTTGATTAGTAGTTGTATTCTATTACTTTATTATGTGGGTATTGTTCATGTTAACGGATAAGGAGACCTGGTGCTGAATCTTATCAAGTCTTTCTTTTGGCGTTGTTCTCCCTACTGTGAGTGATGACCTCGCAGCCGAGTTGTGCCTCCCTGGTTCGTACTTgatgaaatttacagaatattatATTTTTGAGACTTTTTAGTCTCTAATAAGTTCATTTCTGGGATAGTCGTTTTTTTTTAAATCGGGGATACTCGATCTTGGGTGACTTTATTAGTGTAATTTAAGAAGATTGCAAAACGTCCCACCAAAATGTCACCACCAACATTTATACTGAATTTAGACAACGCGAAACTGTTTTGCTGCTGGTGGTGGAAATAGATGATGTCTCATTGGAAACTGTTGCTTCCTGGACCCCTGCTAACGAAATTGTGCACTGGTTGATAGAATCTCTCGTGGTCGTAAACGTGGC
The nucleotide sequence above comes from Papaver somniferum cultivar HN1 chromosome 8, ASM357369v1, whole genome shotgun sequence. Encoded proteins:
- the LOC113306852 gene encoding uncharacterized protein LOC113306852 isoform X2 — translated: MMKNIQQNRTQCLQDEALNCTSPSALSSMVSNWFDGWPVSDENLVKLMKSCEDSVAGRREPFTWIHVYAYFNKKKRYGGYGVIVHNDLGVPITASARFSKDGCSFYHQVFEGINAGVKLAGKLGCSHLRVRCNSAKLPFHFNYLDVCCNRKCKDTANANNICDRCDEYIMSELGCCPEMKLLVLKLRQKDPIDFLFNSAGVAVHYPAKLEKKKRRDLLRRRKEGMPPMKMGQVRLDMRFNQLDFL
- the LOC113306852 gene encoding uncharacterized protein LOC113306852 isoform X1; amino-acid sequence: MALEIDEFVPSMAVGESSKPLQTEFDTLSTTSFVEYSYSEEEYPRAGETDDEEYPTEQNTDEALNCTSPSALSSMVSNWFDGWPVSDENLVKLMKSCEDSVAGRREPFTWIHVYAYFNKKKRYGGYGVIVHNDLGVPITASARFSKDGCSFYHQVFEGINAGVKLAGKLGCSHLRVRCNSAKLPFHFNYLDVCCNRKCKDTANANNICDRCDEYIMSELGCCPEMKLLVLKLRQKDPIDFLFNSAGVAVHYPAKLEKKKRRDLLRRRKEGMPPMKMGQVRLDMRFNQLDFL